The window AAAGGGATGGACTTTCTGGCAGGGcctgtagcgataggacaaggggtgatggttttaaactaaaagaggggagattcagcctaggtataaggaagaaatgtttcatgctgagggtggtgagacactggcccgGGTTGCCCCGAGAGGCagtcgatgccccatccctggagacatccaaggccaggctggacggggctctgagcgacccgatcgagttgaagatgtccctgctcatggcggggggctgggctaggtgacctctaaaggtcccttcccacccaaaccattctgtgatcctatgACTCTACCCGCAGCTGAACGGAGGAACTGTGCGCGATAGCACTGGGGGGGGTGGCCCCTATAGATCAGCCTGCCCGTGGCATCACGCTGCGTGATCGCAGGGGGCCGAGGCTCTTCTTTCAGCCAAGGCCCCTTCCCCAAGCCCCCCTGCCTTCTCCACCAGCCAGCCCCCACGCTCGCTGTGCCTCCTCTCCGTGGGCACGCTGCCTTCAGCTCGGCTTCTCTCCCCAGCGTGCTCCAGTGACGGGGCAGAGATGATCAGGGCTGTGGGCATGTCCGTCACCTTCTCCCTCCCGAACCTGCATGAAGGACCTGTAGCCTGGAGCTTTCAGAATGAACTCATACTGATCCTTAAACTCGGCAATCCTCCTGAAGTCTCGTATTTTGATGGCAACTACAAGACGCGCTTGGCTTTCCCCAATAACGGCAACGCCTTCACCATCTTCCAGCTGAGGACGAATGACTCCGGTACCTACACCGCACAgatcaaaaaccaaaaaatcacCTTCACCCTACGCGTGTACAGTAGGTGATTTTAGTGTCGGCAGGTTTTTTTTACGCTTTGTGCTAAATGGGTGGTCGGGGATTTCCTGATAGCCCCCCGCTTCCCACAGGGCAACTGACGGTGCCGACGGTGACCTGCGTGGGGCAGAACTGCTCGGCCGACAGCTGCCACTACACCCTGCACTGCACCATGCCGGGCTCCAACTCCGGCAACATCTCCTACAGCTGGAGCCAGGGGGGTTTGCTGTGGAGCGAGGGGCCCACAGTGCTGGTGGCGGAGCCACGCCTGGCCAAGCCGCCGCCGCTCACATGCATGGCGCGAAAtcctgtcagcagcagcaacgCCACTATCATCTCACCCGCTCTCCTCTGCGCAGGTAACAGCCGCGGGAAGATGcgtgggtggg of the Phalacrocorax aristotelis chromosome 25, bGulAri2.1, whole genome shotgun sequence genome contains:
- the LOC142048300 gene encoding SLAM family member 7-like isoform X1; the encoded protein is MDVFQCLLLTLLLLLHQATCSSDGAEMIRAVGMSVTFSLPNLHEGPVAWSFQNELILILKLGNPPEVSYFDGNYKTRLAFPNNGNAFTIFQLRTNDSGTYTAQIKNQKITFTLRVYRQLTVPTVTCVGQNCSADSCHYTLHCTMPGSNSGNISYSWSQGGLLWSEGPTVLVAEPRLAKPPPLTCMARNPVSSSNATIISPALLCAENTTHPPTVGTYSSSFLGIIMGLGLGALVLSALVLLVIYHKHKGRRICHWTAAEATDTEAGAEYTTVYAQVGPSQQMHLQSSSRAQQESPKQMPTPDLEASKTIYLTVKATGQEGSAPMSPTKAFVALQLHTDDEKMSNGMQR
- the LOC142048300 gene encoding SLAM family member 7-like isoform X3, yielding MDVFQCLLLTLLLLLHQATCSSDGAEMIRAVGMSVTFSLPNLHEGPVAWSFQNELILILKLGNPPEVSYFDGNYKTRLAFPNNGNAFTIFQLRTNDSGTYTAQIKNQKITFTLRVYRQLTVPTVTCVGQNCSADSCHYTLHCTMPGSNSGNISYSWSQGGLLWSEGPTVLVAEPRLAKPPPLTCMARNPVSSSNATIISPALLCAENTTHPPTVGTYSSSFLGIIMGLGLGALVLSALVLLVIYHKHKGRRICHWTAAEATDTVFGWKPSCQPTKKEPAV
- the LOC142048300 gene encoding SLAM family member 7-like isoform X2 encodes the protein MDVFQCLLLTLLLLLHQATCSSDGAEMIRAVGMSVTFSLPNLHEGPVAWSFQNELILILKLGNPPEVSYFDGNYKTRLAFPNNGNAFTIFQLRTNDSGTYTAQIKNQKITFTLRVYRQLTVPTVTCVGQNCSADSCHYTLHCTMPGSNSGNISYSWSQGGLLWSEGPTVLVAEPRLAKPPPLTCMARNPVSSSNATIISPALLCAGTYSSSFLGIIMGLGLGALVLSALVLLVIYHKHKGRRICHWTAAEATDTEAGAEYTTVYAQVGPSQQMHLQSSSRAQQESPKQMPTPDLEASKTIYLTVKATGQEGSAPMSPTKAFVALQLHTDDEKMSNGMQR